The sequence below is a genomic window from Parachlamydiales bacterium.
ATAATGGGGATGCGCATAAAATCCTTTTATGCGGAGAAAGCGCAGGAGGTAATCTGGCAGCAGCTGTAGCACTAATGGTAAAACAAACTAAAGAGTTTGAAGTTGCAGGACAATTACTCATCTATCCTATCCTCAGCAATGATTTGAATAGTGCAGTTTATGAAGAAAGCCCTGATAAAGCACTTCTTTCCTATGAAAATATGCAGTTTTTTTGGGGCGCATATCTTACATCTCTACAAGATGGAGAGAACCCGCTTGCTTCCCCATTAAAAGCTAGCAGCTTTGAAGCACTTCCCAGCACCTTTATCATCACAGCAGAATATGACGCCTTAAAGCATGAAGGTGAAAAATATGCTAAATTGTTACGTACTGCCGGTGTGGATGTAGATGCAAAATGCTACCCAAAATCCATACATGGATTTATAGACCTGCCATTAGATGAAAACATCAAAAATGAAGCCTTGAATGATATTTCACGCTGGATAAAAAAAATAACGCAAAGGCAATAATAGATGACCCCTCCTGCTTATCTATATAAAATCCTATCTTTAGATAATTGGGCTGGAAGCGCCGCATCAGAAGATGTGGCTCTTCCATCGGACGACACGCAATTCATCCATTTATCTACGCAAGAACAACTAGAGAAAATTACATCCAAATATTGGAAAGATGTTCCTGAATATATCCTATTGAAGCTGGAAGTGAGTAAATTGAAGGGTAAGCTTATCCTGGAAGCAAATCCCGGAGGAAGCAATAAGTACTATCACTTATATGACGGATCTATTCCAAAGGATGCGATTGTAGAGACCAGACATATCATTGAGGTAACGGAATAATAGCATTCCAACCTGATGTGGGCGGGATTACTTTGGGCTGTAGGCAAAATATGAAGAAACCTTTGGGTCAAAAAGTACCGCTAATGAAGTCGAACTGGAAGCAAGTCTAGCGTTTTAGTAGGTGTGCTCTAATTTTCGTGAGTCTTTGATCAATACAAATGAAATCAAAGTTACAAACATCATTGTGAAAATTGTGACCAATGCCATGGGACCGTAGATATCTTTATGATCCACTGTCGTAAAAGGACTTAGAAGCTGAAATAGCCCCTGAATTCCATAGAGGGCTACTGCCTCAAACCAAAAAGATTTCCGAATGAAAACCTTGTGTTGCTCATCTGAGTATAATTCATGCTTAGCTATATATAAGGCAAAACTTTGGAAAATTATATATACCACAAAAAACCAACCGAAATAGTTTTGCAGGGGCACGCCAAAATAAGAACCTCCCCCTTTCCATACCCATAATGATCCGATGGATGAAGAAAGAGGATCCATACAAAGATCCCACATAACCATAATAAAAGTGGCGACAAAAGGAATGAGAAAAACTTTGTCAGCTTGTAGAGGTTTAAAATACTGGTTGAGAATAACTGTAGATAAAATCCAAGAAACATAAGCCATACTGAAATAGGCAAACATAATAATGAGCGGTACTTCAAACAGCCTTGGCCCTGCTAACTTTTCGTAGTGATAATGTCCGAATGGGAATCCTATTTGTATACTAAGCGCTTCAAAAAAATGACTTACTAACCATGTGATAATAAAAAATATGGCTAAGTTTTTTAGGCCATACCTTATTTTCCCGTGTAGACAGGCGGCGCAAAATAAAGAGATCACCGAAAGTACTGGCATTATAGCATTGATATTAGGTCCCAAATCAAAGCTTGAGATAACCGTTACGACAAGAAAAATTATAATAACAATCCATCTAACTAGACTCATCACAGGCCTCTTTATTACTTATAAGATAGCTATATCAGCCATTAGGTATTGTAAAAAGTTAAAACCTACTTTCCGCCTTAAATCACGCTTGAATTAGGCGAACTTGACAAGTACAGGCTCTTCAAGGATGATTATATTTCAAAATAACAATAACTATTTATGAACTTACTTAAACCCTATTTGATATCTCTTCTTTTTGTGTTCTCGTTCTCGTTCCTAATAATAGAAGCACATGAAGTTTGCATTATC
It includes:
- a CDS encoding DUF952 domain-containing protein, which encodes MTPPAYLYKILSLDNWAGSAASEDVALPSDDTQFIHLSTQEQLEKITSKYWKDVPEYILLKLEVSKLKGKLILEANPGGSNKYYHLYDGSIPKDAIVETRHIIEVTE
- a CDS encoding carotenoid biosynthesis protein — protein: MSLVRWIVIIIFLVVTVISSFDLGPNINAIMPVLSVISLFCAACLHGKIRYGLKNLAIFFIITWLVSHFFEALSIQIGFPFGHYHYEKLAGPRLFEVPLIIMFAYFSMAYVSWILSTVILNQYFKPLQADKVFLIPFVATFIMVMWDLCMDPLSSSIGSLWVWKGGGSYFGVPLQNYFGWFFVVYIIFQSFALYIAKHELYSDEQHKVFIRKSFWFEAVALYGIQGLFQLLSPFTTVDHKDIYGPMALVTIFTMMFVTLISFVLIKDSRKLEHTY
- a CDS encoding alpha/beta hydrolase produces the protein MNSSQISTLDTTTSNFLEGFAKLFASLSVLTLSEQRQTIKEMFALPLEHLEPVAKVVNQTIEGRHGSIAIRLYIPKGEGPLPVLVFYHRGGWVYGSLEESEVICRKLANKTGAIIASVDYRLAPENKFPIPLEDCYDSAKWLWQNAASYNGDAHKILLCGESAGGNLAAAVALMVKQTKEFEVAGQLLIYPILSNDLNSAVYEESPDKALLSYENMQFFWGAYLTSLQDGENPLASPLKASSFEALPSTFIITAEYDALKHEGEKYAKLLRTAGVDVDAKCYPKSIHGFIDLPLDENIKNEALNDISRWIKKITQRQ